Proteins from a single region of Novosphingobium sp. CECT 9465:
- a CDS encoding sulfotransferase has product MIQTTRPPLRMPAPPATALAEAEALLDGQPHLALTKAEAILRQAPGFPPAEFLAARASRRIGKGKQALQRLDALARANPRVPAVLWELGDLAAETGDTRRAVAALQALTQVQPSIPAGWFLLARCLRKLGHAQDAWRADLSAIFASSHDAELLKAAAAVNDGDLDAAEALLKARLQRMPEDPPSCRLLGEIAWRRGDMTGALDMVERAVNAAPGFDLARDFLIRLLMQNNRLPEALVHAEVLIESPVPVAGHRLILASVLVKLGQQERARGIYEQLLAEQPDQPQVWQNLGHVLKTLGAQGEAIDAYRQAVTRQPTMGEAWWSLANLKTVKLGADDIATMETALASLDAADESAKEDVFHLHFSLGKAFEDAQDYHASFRHYDAGNALRRTMVRHDADSFTAEVRATAETFTAAFIARMGTGGCPAPDPIFVVGLPRSGSTLVEQILASHSQIEGTMELPEMMMIAGRLQSRVDEGEFADFATMIASLSPADRTRLGEEYIERTRVHRQTDRPLFIDKMPNNWQHVGLIRLILPNARIVDARRHPLSCCISGWKQHFARGQTFTYDLGEIGRYYRDYVGLMADFDAQVPGAVHRVIYEDMVRNTEEEVRRVLDYLGLPFEPGCLEFYNNDRAVRTASSEQVRKPIFRDGLEPWRNYEPWLTPLVEALGPVLTAYPEAPAA; this is encoded by the coding sequence ATGATCCAGACCACCCGTCCGCCGCTGCGCATGCCCGCTCCGCCCGCCACCGCATTGGCCGAGGCTGAGGCGCTGCTGGACGGGCAGCCGCATCTGGCCTTGACCAAGGCGGAAGCGATCCTGCGACAGGCCCCCGGCTTTCCCCCCGCTGAGTTCCTTGCCGCGCGCGCATCGCGACGCATCGGCAAGGGCAAGCAGGCCTTGCAACGACTGGACGCTCTGGCCCGCGCCAATCCGCGCGTTCCCGCCGTGCTGTGGGAACTGGGCGATCTTGCCGCCGAAACCGGCGATACGCGGCGCGCGGTGGCGGCGTTGCAGGCGCTCACGCAAGTGCAGCCGAGCATACCGGCGGGCTGGTTTCTGCTGGCCCGGTGCCTGCGCAAGCTTGGACATGCACAGGACGCGTGGCGCGCGGACCTTTCGGCGATCTTTGCCTCCTCGCACGACGCCGAATTGCTGAAGGCCGCAGCAGCGGTGAACGATGGCGATCTTGATGCAGCCGAAGCGCTCCTGAAAGCGCGGCTGCAACGCATGCCCGAAGATCCGCCGTCATGCCGGTTGCTTGGCGAAATCGCGTGGCGGCGTGGAGACATGACCGGGGCGCTGGACATGGTGGAGCGCGCCGTGAACGCCGCGCCGGGCTTTGATCTGGCCCGCGATTTCCTGATCCGGTTGCTGATGCAGAACAACCGTCTGCCCGAAGCGCTGGTCCATGCCGAAGTCCTGATCGAATCGCCCGTTCCGGTGGCGGGACACCGGCTGATCCTGGCCTCGGTTCTGGTGAAACTGGGCCAGCAGGAGCGGGCGCGCGGCATTTATGAGCAATTGCTGGCCGAACAGCCCGATCAGCCGCAAGTGTGGCAGAACCTGGGCCATGTGCTGAAGACACTGGGCGCGCAGGGCGAGGCCATCGACGCCTATCGCCAGGCGGTAACCCGCCAGCCGACCATGGGCGAAGCGTGGTGGAGCCTGGCCAATCTCAAGACGGTGAAGCTGGGCGCGGACGACATCGCCACGATGGAAACTGCACTCGCCTCACTCGATGCAGCCGACGAAAGCGCGAAGGAGGACGTCTTCCACCTGCACTTCTCGCTGGGCAAGGCGTTCGAGGATGCACAGGACTATCACGCATCGTTCCGGCACTACGATGCGGGCAACGCATTGCGGCGCACGATGGTGCGCCACGATGCCGACAGCTTCACCGCCGAAGTGCGCGCCACTGCCGAGACGTTCACTGCAGCGTTCATCGCCCGGATGGGAACGGGCGGCTGCCCTGCCCCCGATCCGATCTTTGTCGTCGGCCTGCCGCGTTCGGGATCGACGCTGGTCGAACAGATTCTGGCCAGCCACAGCCAGATCGAAGGCACGATGGAACTGCCTGAGATGATGATGATCGCGGGCCGCCTGCAATCGCGGGTGGACGAGGGTGAATTTGCCGATTTCGCCACGATGATCGCATCGCTGTCTCCCGCAGACCGCACGCGTCTGGGCGAGGAATATATCGAGCGGACGCGCGTGCATCGTCAGACCGACCGCCCCCTGTTCATCGATAAGATGCCCAACAACTGGCAGCATGTCGGCCTGATCCGGCTGATCCTGCCCAATGCCAGGATCGTCGATGCGCGGCGCCATCCGCTGTCGTGCTGCATCTCTGGCTGGAAGCAGCATTTCGCGCGAGGGCAGACGTTCACGTATGATTTGGGCGAGATCGGGCGCTATTACCGCGATTACGTGGGGCTGATGGCCGATTTCGACGCGCAAGTGCCGGGCGCAGTGCACCGCGTGATCTATGAGGACATGGTGCGCAATACCGAGGAGGAGGTGCGCCGGGTGCTCGATTACCTCGGCCTGCCGTTCGAACCGGGCTGCCTTGAATTCTACAACAATGACCGCGCGGTGCGCACCGCCAGCTCGGAACAGGTGCGCAAGCCGATCTTCCGCGACGGGCTGGAGCCGTGGCGGAATTACGAGCCGTGGCTGACGCCACTGGTCGAAGCGCTTGGGCCGGTTCTGACGGCTTATCCCGAAGCGCCTGCCGCCTGA
- a CDS encoding TonB-dependent receptor, whose product MRALGVSTILSTLVLPAAAYAAEPQEALAPAPDQPEDQSGGLGEIIVTATRDATSIQKVPISMQALGADVLAQRQVKGLTDFAALLPSVTFAGIGPGRNTPYFRGIVPAGGGRESVGYYIDDIPITGTGLPDIQAYDLERIEALSGPQGTLYGAGSLAGTIRFITQKPKLDIFEFGYDAEVNKYGKGDFGGQYQSFINVPVSNTLAVRAMGFYRKDGGYIDNTPNNGLLNTGAPAVLTLGDNNPDTSFALDNADIAQDDYNTIEGYGGRLQVLWQPADGWAIMPQITAQQQIANGYFGFDPRVGDLEVHDYDVTQQNDKFYQAALTINGHIGDFNIVSATGYYQRQIKLLNDYTYYTVTYDGFGAGYESYLQFFDKNGCTGSGATLKCSSLINPTQYYRGLRNEKKFTQELRISTPKHWPFDVTLGGFYHYQKNEVNNDYAIHGLDQIVGYTESGGGDTNFPAGFGVPVENGGTMILGSPAVKRDAFYMTEQNNFWKDYAVFAEGHYNITPELKLTGGIRYFWTNFKVLGFAGVAASAQNTITSLFVPTGTYGCPIPLPDERLQCINTNFAAADGVGRYKEEGETHKVALNWQFEPSKMVYFNYSTGFRPGGFNRPLRIRGVGVATVPSFESEELTNFELGLKATWNNIFRFNAAVYYESWDNIQYSVVVSGAQGAGMTGNAGKARVYGVEYDADLKLGKFTISTSGAYNDAKLKGNFCNFALDRATLSITQLPTCVLGEDVPGSSPPTSQVAAADGTRLSRQPKFKGTTSIRYDTEWGDVDAYIQGAALYQTGATQDLNVSDSNLYICPEIAEQETDAGRSCQTSGFVSFDFSAGIKKDNWTLDIFLQNAFDKRGPLTTNTFCSIDFCSDSTRTFAIKPQFFGIRWGQKY is encoded by the coding sequence ATGAGGGCGCTGGGTGTCAGCACGATCCTGTCCACGCTGGTCCTGCCGGCAGCGGCCTATGCCGCCGAACCGCAGGAAGCTCTCGCACCGGCACCCGACCAGCCTGAAGACCAGAGCGGCGGTCTTGGCGAAATCATCGTTACCGCCACGCGCGATGCAACCTCGATCCAGAAGGTTCCCATCTCGATGCAGGCGCTTGGCGCCGATGTGCTTGCACAGCGCCAGGTCAAGGGTCTGACCGACTTTGCCGCGCTGCTGCCATCGGTAACTTTTGCGGGCATCGGCCCAGGCCGAAACACCCCATATTTCCGTGGCATCGTTCCCGCTGGCGGTGGACGTGAGTCTGTCGGTTACTACATCGACGATATTCCGATCACTGGGACCGGCTTGCCCGACATCCAAGCCTATGACCTTGAGCGTATCGAGGCGCTGTCCGGGCCACAGGGCACACTCTATGGCGCAGGCTCGCTGGCGGGCACGATCCGCTTCATCACGCAGAAGCCCAAGCTCGACATCTTCGAATTCGGCTATGATGCCGAGGTTAACAAGTACGGCAAGGGCGATTTCGGTGGTCAGTACCAGAGCTTCATCAATGTACCTGTCAGCAATACGCTTGCGGTCCGCGCAATGGGCTTTTACCGCAAGGATGGCGGCTATATTGACAACACGCCAAACAATGGCCTGCTCAATACTGGCGCACCAGCAGTACTGACGCTTGGCGACAATAACCCCGATACCAGCTTCGCTCTCGACAATGCCGATATCGCGCAGGATGATTACAATACTATTGAAGGCTACGGCGGTCGGCTGCAGGTACTGTGGCAACCGGCGGATGGCTGGGCCATCATGCCGCAGATCACGGCGCAGCAGCAGATCGCCAACGGTTACTTCGGCTTCGACCCGCGCGTTGGCGATCTTGAAGTGCACGATTACGATGTAACGCAGCAGAATGACAAGTTCTATCAGGCCGCGCTTACTATCAACGGCCACATTGGCGATTTTAATATCGTTTCAGCCACCGGTTACTACCAGCGCCAGATCAAGCTGTTGAACGATTATACTTACTACACCGTCACCTATGACGGTTTCGGTGCTGGCTATGAAAGCTACCTTCAGTTCTTTGACAAGAACGGTTGCACCGGATCGGGCGCCACGCTCAAGTGCTCCAGCCTGATCAACCCGACACAGTACTATCGCGGCCTGCGTAACGAGAAAAAATTTACGCAGGAATTGCGCATCTCCACCCCGAAGCACTGGCCCTTCGATGTGACCCTTGGTGGCTTCTATCATTACCAGAAGAATGAGGTGAACAACGATTACGCCATCCATGGCCTTGACCAGATCGTTGGTTATACCGAATCCGGTGGTGGCGACACCAACTTCCCTGCGGGCTTCGGCGTTCCCGTGGAGAACGGCGGCACGATGATCCTCGGCTCGCCCGCAGTGAAGCGCGATGCCTTCTACATGACCGAGCAGAACAACTTCTGGAAAGACTACGCTGTCTTTGCCGAAGGGCATTACAACATTACCCCCGAACTGAAGCTGACCGGCGGCATCCGCTATTTCTGGACCAACTTCAAGGTGCTCGGCTTTGCAGGGGTCGCGGCTTCTGCACAGAACACAATTACCTCACTCTTTGTGCCAACCGGGACGTATGGCTGCCCTATCCCGCTACCGGATGAACGCCTGCAGTGCATCAACACCAACTTTGCAGCAGCCGATGGGGTGGGCCGTTACAAGGAAGAGGGCGAAACGCACAAGGTTGCGCTCAACTGGCAGTTCGAACCGTCGAAGATGGTCTATTTCAACTATTCCACCGGCTTCCGCCCCGGCGGGTTCAACCGGCCTTTGCGCATTCGCGGTGTTGGCGTTGCCACCGTTCCATCGTTCGAGTCGGAAGAACTGACCAACTTCGAACTGGGTCTGAAGGCAACCTGGAACAACATTTTCCGCTTCAATGCCGCCGTCTATTACGAAAGTTGGGACAATATCCAGTACAGCGTCGTCGTTTCAGGCGCGCAAGGTGCGGGCATGACCGGCAACGCGGGCAAGGCGCGCGTCTATGGCGTGGAATACGATGCAGATCTGAAGCTGGGCAAGTTCACGATCTCGACCAGCGGCGCCTATAACGACGCAAAGCTCAAGGGCAATTTCTGCAACTTCGCACTTGATCGCGCCACATTGTCAATTACGCAATTGCCCACGTGCGTTCTGGGCGAGGATGTTCCGGGTTCATCTCCGCCGACTTCGCAGGTTGCCGCAGCAGATGGCACACGCCTGTCGCGCCAGCCGAAGTTCAAGGGTACGACCTCGATCCGCTACGATACTGAATGGGGGGATGTCGATGCCTACATTCAAGGAGCCGCGCTCTATCAGACCGGCGCGACCCAGGATTTGAACGTTTCCGATAGCAACCTTTATATCTGCCCAGAAATAGCAGAACAGGAAACGGATGCGGGGCGCTCTTGCCAGACTAGCGGCTTCGTCAGTTTCGATTTCTCGGCGGGGATCAAGAAGGATAACTGGACACTCGACATCTTCCTGCAGAATGCCTTCGACAAGCGAGGTCCGCTGACAACGAACACGTTCTGTTCGATCGACTTTTGCTCAGATTCAACACGCACATTCGCTATCAAGCCGCAGTTCTTCGGCATCCGCTGGGGCCAGAAGTACTGA
- a CDS encoding VOC family protein, with the protein MTKFLHTMIRVTDPDATIAFFKLIGVNEVRRFSSEQGRFTLIFLAAPGDEGVAEVELTYNWPAEDGSPAEGYSGGRNFGHLAYRVDDIYATCQRILDAGHVVHRPPRDGHMAFIKTPDGISIELLQDGHLPPAEPWASMANTGTW; encoded by the coding sequence GTGACCAAATTTCTCCACACCATGATCCGTGTTACCGATCCCGATGCAACCATCGCCTTCTTCAAGCTGATCGGCGTCAACGAAGTGCGGCGCTTTTCCAGCGAACAGGGCCGCTTCACCCTGATATTCCTTGCCGCGCCCGGCGATGAAGGCGTGGCCGAGGTCGAACTGACCTATAACTGGCCAGCAGAAGATGGTTCCCCGGCCGAGGGCTATTCCGGCGGCCGCAACTTCGGCCATCTCGCCTATCGCGTCGATGACATCTACGCGACCTGCCAGCGCATCCTCGATGCCGGACACGTCGTCCACCGCCCGCCTCGCGATGGCCACATGGCCTTCATCAAGACGCCGGACGGGATCTCGATCGAATTGCTTCAGGATGGGCATCTGCCCCCGGCAGAGCCATGGGCCAGCATGGCGAACACCGGCACCTGGTAG
- a CDS encoding SIMPL domain-containing protein, which yields MPRSAIGLLPVGILAAGLVLGGWFIGDGLRRAKVSDRAVTVRGLAERDVTADLATWTLAYSATAPDMASAQASVDRDSQSIRAFFGELGFPADALQPTGVNVQTFNNNGVVSFTVRQRMTLRTTDVARAQRAVKRQFDLVRRGVMLEEGSGMAYTFTRLNTIKPAMVAAATKDARAAAEQFARDSGVSVDGIRNATQGYFEITARDGDGGGGWGVSDTPYKKVRVVTTIDFYLR from the coding sequence ATGCCACGCAGCGCAATCGGGCTGTTGCCGGTCGGCATTCTTGCAGCAGGGCTGGTGCTGGGCGGATGGTTCATCGGCGATGGCCTGCGTCGCGCCAAGGTTTCCGACCGCGCGGTGACCGTGCGCGGCCTGGCCGAGCGTGATGTGACCGCCGACCTTGCCACCTGGACGCTGGCCTATTCCGCAACCGCGCCCGACATGGCGAGCGCGCAGGCGAGCGTCGACCGCGACAGCCAGTCGATCCGTGCATTCTTCGGCGAATTGGGTTTTCCTGCCGATGCCCTGCAACCGACCGGTGTGAACGTGCAGACGTTCAACAACAACGGCGTGGTCAGCTTTACCGTTCGCCAGCGCATGACCTTGCGCACGACAGACGTGGCCCGTGCGCAACGGGCCGTGAAGCGCCAGTTCGATCTGGTGCGGCGCGGGGTGATGCTGGAGGAAGGATCGGGCATGGCCTATACCTTTACCCGGCTCAACACGATCAAGCCCGCGATGGTGGCCGCCGCGACCAAGGACGCCCGCGCCGCCGCCGAACAGTTCGCCCGCGACAGCGGCGTATCGGTGGACGGCATCCGCAACGCCACCCAGGGCTACTTCGAGATCACCGCGCGCGATGGCGATGGCGGCGGTGGCTGGGGTGTGTCGGATACGCCCTACAAGAAGGTGCGTGTGGTGACGACGATCGACTTCTATCTGCGTTGA
- a CDS encoding metallophosphoesterase family protein, which produces MFAKLRTLFSPVRDEPEGPRACVPAGQRVYAIGDIHGRLDLFEQLLDQIAADDAARGKADTHIVLLGDLIDRGPDSRSVVDRAIALVQGGKVRVLAGNHEEMLLGSIEHDETLRHFLRHGGKETMFSYGLLPEEYAQAKLDLLRERLVQLVPESHVVFMRAMENQVVFGDYLFVHAGIRPGVPLDEQMLPDLRWIRREFLDHAEPHSHVVVHGHTITAEPEVRPNRIGIDTGAFASGRLTAIGLEGAERWFLSALIDPAEQVAA; this is translated from the coding sequence ATGTTCGCCAAACTACGCACATTGTTTTCACCCGTAAGAGATGAGCCGGAAGGCCCGCGTGCCTGTGTACCGGCGGGGCAGCGGGTCTATGCCATCGGTGACATTCACGGACGGCTGGACCTGTTCGAGCAGTTGCTCGACCAGATCGCGGCTGACGATGCGGCGCGGGGAAAGGCCGATACCCACATCGTCCTGCTGGGCGATCTGATCGACCGGGGACCGGACAGCCGGAGTGTGGTGGACCGGGCAATAGCCCTGGTGCAGGGCGGCAAGGTGCGTGTGCTGGCGGGCAATCATGAAGAAATGCTGCTGGGCAGCATCGAACACGATGAAACCCTGCGCCACTTCCTGCGCCATGGCGGCAAGGAAACGATGTTCAGCTACGGTCTGCTGCCCGAAGAATATGCGCAGGCCAAGCTGGACCTGCTTCGCGAACGCCTGGTGCAACTCGTGCCTGAATCGCATGTCGTGTTCATGCGCGCGATGGAGAACCAGGTCGTGTTCGGCGATTACCTGTTCGTCCATGCCGGCATTCGCCCCGGTGTGCCGCTGGACGAGCAGATGTTGCCCGATCTGCGCTGGATTCGCCGCGAATTTCTGGACCACGCCGAGCCGCACAGCCACGTGGTGGTGCACGGCCATACGATCACCGCAGAACCCGAAGTGCGCCCCAACCGCATCGGCATCGATACCGGCGCCTTCGCTTCGGGCCGACTGACGGCGATCGGGCTTGAAGGGGCCGAGCGCTGGTTCCTGTCCGCGCTGATCGACCCGGCGGAACAGGTTGCAGCCTGA
- a CDS encoding TonB-dependent receptor — MQIRFLLAASAASLTLATAIGTPAYAQETASAVRGTVSTSGTPVSGATVTIVHTPSGTTATTTTDASGNFSANGLRVGGPFTVMVEADGFEAGTVNDLFLTAGQPVRLPIELQASQQIVVTAASLGNVLATSDGPTTVLNAEKIASTASINRDIRDLARRDPLVTIDLTNGRTIEIAGNNGRLNRFSVDGMQMSDDFGLNNGGLPTNRGPVPFDAIEQFTVKTAPFDIAEGDMQGGAINVVLKSGGNKFHGGGFYSYTGDGLTGSKSKDKTVALDFSSKQFGGWLSGPIFKDKLFFMVAYERTKEGQPLEAGFGDGFANQIPGLTQSVIDQVSDVAQSRYGYDTLGLISTTQEEDEKIVGKLDWNISDQHRASLTYIRNVGTNQFQQNTFLTAPFALGFQSNGYELNEEINSGTFELNSAWSDSFSTTLRTSYRDYNRAQTPFGGNDFAQMEVCTDPTSAGSATSCGGTRLFFGPDVSRHSNALNTENLSIDLSARYDAGDFSLRINGGYTKVDVFNLFLQRSLGDFYFDSLADFEAGRASRLRYGNAVPSNNPDDAAASFSTENWTFGTQVDWQATDTLSLTLGGRYDLFDNSTIPPLNPNFLARYGYSNRSTFKGRGVFQPRFAATWEATDRLVIRTGAGIFAGGSPDVFLANVYSNTGLLTNAVDINRSNCAASGTCDGITGLTGGTVSDSVVDFLTRNTASLAAGPTDNIDPNLKLASKFKASFQADYEADLGFLGDNWLFGTQLLYDKTINAYMWTDLRSVPIGTLPDGRTRYGPINGTATTNRDLQLTNTKDGRGIFATVRFEKNWDFGLGISGSYTRSDVKDRSALTSSTSSSNYGNNAFVDPNLPAYGRSIYEYRNQWKFGVDFKRAFFGDAKTTLALFGELRSGRPYSVTMLDNSGGRGAVFGTVGNLGNMLLYVPTGANDPLVQFDSVASETAFNEQVDALGLGKYRGKIVPKNSQTSPSFFKVDMHFGQEIPVPMISAGKIEIFADIENVLNLIDKDWGALTQVQFPYNAALVRVTCATTSGSNCTKYQYSTVQAPNQVLQTRQSLYGVRIGAKVKF; from the coding sequence ATGCAAATCAGATTCCTTCTGGCGGCCAGCGCAGCCAGCCTGACGCTCGCCACGGCCATTGGAACGCCGGCATACGCACAGGAAACCGCATCGGCCGTTCGCGGCACGGTGTCGACCAGCGGGACGCCAGTTTCCGGGGCGACCGTCACAATCGTTCACACGCCATCGGGCACGACGGCTACGACGACGACCGACGCAAGCGGAAACTTTTCGGCCAATGGTCTGCGCGTAGGCGGTCCTTTCACGGTGATGGTGGAAGCAGACGGCTTTGAAGCCGGTACTGTCAACGACCTGTTCCTGACCGCCGGTCAGCCCGTGCGCCTGCCGATCGAACTGCAGGCATCGCAGCAGATCGTCGTAACTGCCGCTTCGCTGGGCAATGTCCTTGCCACATCGGATGGCCCTACCACGGTCCTTAACGCCGAAAAGATCGCCTCGACCGCTTCGATCAATCGCGACATTCGCGATCTTGCCCGTCGCGATCCGCTGGTCACGATCGACCTGACCAATGGCCGCACCATTGAAATCGCCGGCAATAACGGTCGTCTGAACCGCTTCTCGGTCGACGGCATGCAGATGTCGGACGACTTCGGCCTGAACAACGGCGGTCTGCCCACCAACCGTGGCCCGGTGCCGTTCGACGCAATCGAACAGTTCACCGTCAAGACAGCACCGTTCGACATCGCCGAAGGCGACATGCAGGGCGGCGCGATCAACGTCGTGCTCAAATCCGGCGGCAACAAGTTCCACGGCGGCGGCTTCTACAGCTATACCGGCGATGGGCTGACCGGCAGCAAGTCCAAGGACAAGACGGTCGCGCTCGATTTCAGCTCGAAGCAGTTCGGCGGCTGGTTGTCCGGCCCGATCTTCAAGGACAAGCTGTTCTTCATGGTCGCTTACGAACGCACCAAGGAAGGCCAGCCGCTTGAAGCCGGTTTCGGCGATGGTTTTGCCAACCAGATCCCCGGCCTGACGCAATCAGTAATCGATCAGGTCTCCGACGTTGCGCAGAGCCGCTATGGCTATGACACCTTGGGCCTGATTTCGACCACACAAGAAGAAGACGAGAAGATCGTCGGCAAGCTGGACTGGAACATCTCGGACCAGCATCGCGCATCGTTGACCTACATCCGCAACGTCGGCACCAACCAGTTTCAGCAGAACACCTTCCTCACCGCGCCGTTTGCCCTCGGCTTCCAGTCGAACGGCTATGAACTGAACGAGGAAATCAATTCGGGCACGTTCGAACTGAACTCGGCCTGGTCCGACAGCTTCTCAACAACGCTGCGCACGTCCTATCGCGATTACAACCGCGCACAGACCCCGTTCGGCGGGAACGATTTCGCACAGATGGAAGTGTGTACCGATCCGACTTCGGCTGGCAGCGCCACGTCGTGCGGCGGCACGCGTCTGTTCTTCGGCCCGGACGTTTCGCGCCACTCAAACGCGCTGAATACCGAGAATCTCTCGATCGACCTTTCGGCACGTTACGACGCTGGCGATTTCTCGCTGCGGATCAACGGCGGCTACACCAAGGTCGACGTGTTCAACCTGTTCCTCCAGCGTTCGCTGGGTGACTTCTACTTCGATTCGCTGGCAGATTTCGAAGCGGGACGCGCCAGCCGCCTTCGTTATGGCAACGCCGTTCCTTCCAACAATCCCGATGATGCAGCCGCCAGCTTCAGCACCGAGAACTGGACGTTCGGCACACAAGTGGACTGGCAGGCAACCGATACGCTGAGTCTGACCCTTGGTGGCCGGTACGACCTGTTCGACAACAGCACGATCCCGCCGCTCAATCCGAACTTCCTTGCACGCTATGGCTATTCGAACCGTTCGACGTTCAAGGGCCGTGGCGTATTCCAGCCGCGCTTTGCAGCGACGTGGGAAGCGACCGACCGCCTTGTCATTCGTACTGGCGCTGGCATCTTCGCTGGCGGTTCGCCGGACGTGTTCCTTGCCAACGTCTATTCGAACACTGGCCTGCTCACCAACGCAGTCGATATCAACCGTTCGAACTGCGCCGCTTCGGGCACTTGCGACGGGATCACCGGCCTTACCGGCGGCACGGTCTCGGACAGCGTGGTGGACTTCCTGACCCGCAACACCGCCAGCCTTGCTGCGGGACCGACGGACAACATCGACCCGAACCTGAAGCTTGCAAGCAAGTTCAAGGCATCGTTCCAGGCCGACTACGAAGCGGATCTGGGCTTCCTTGGCGACAACTGGTTGTTTGGTACGCAGTTGCTCTACGACAAGACGATCAATGCATACATGTGGACGGATCTGCGTTCGGTGCCCATCGGCACCCTGCCCGATGGGCGCACACGTTATGGCCCGATCAACGGCACGGCGACGACCAACCGCGACTTGCAACTGACCAATACCAAGGACGGTCGCGGCATCTTTGCCACGGTGCGGTTCGAAAAGAACTGGGACTTCGGCCTGGGCATTTCGGGAAGCTATACCCGTTCGGACGTGAAGGACCGTTCCGCGCTTACCTCGTCCACGTCGTCATCAAACTACGGCAACAACGCCTTCGTCGATCCGAACCTTCCGGCCTATGGCCGTTCGATCTACGAATACCGCAACCAGTGGAAGTTCGGCGTGGACTTCAAGCGCGCCTTCTTCGGCGATGCCAAGACCACTTTGGCGCTGTTCGGTGAACTGCGCTCTGGTCGTCCCTACAGCGTGACCATGCTCGACAATTCCGGCGGGCGCGGCGCCGTCTTCGGCACCGTGGGCAACCTTGGCAACATGCTGCTGTACGTGCCCACCGGCGCAAACGACCCGCTTGTCCAGTTTGACAGCGTTGCGAGCGAAACCGCATTCAACGAACAGGTCGACGCCCTTGGGCTTGGCAAGTATCGCGGCAAGATCGTTCCAAAGAACTCGCAGACCTCGCCGAGTTTCTTCAAGGTGGACATGCATTTCGGGCAGGAAATCCCGGTCCCGATGATCTCGGCGGGCAAGATCGAGATTTTCGCTGATATCGAGAACGTGCTGAACCTGATCGACAAGGATTGGGGTGCGCTGACTCAGGTGCAGTTCCCGTATAACGCAGCGCTGGTCCGCGTGACCTGTGCGACGACATCGGGCAGCAATTGCACCAAATACCAGTACAGCACCGTTCAGGCACCAAACCAGGTACTCCAGACACGCCAGTCGCTGTACGGTGTGCGCATCGGGGCCAAGGTCAAGTTCTGA
- a CDS encoding COG3650 family protein, which produces MSYLPPRSARSSMAQFCIVLTAMVLGGCSSAPPPAPPSPAVPATFTALGTEPFWSARIDSGTLAYATPDAPEPQPVPVKRREGEGKATFTATAEGKVLVLEIAPGTCSDGMSDAVYPMTAIRRLGEDVQRGCAR; this is translated from the coding sequence ATGTCATACCTGCCACCGCGCTCCGCCCGTTCCTCCATGGCCCAGTTCTGCATCGTCCTGACCGCAATGGTGCTGGGCGGCTGTTCAAGCGCACCCCCGCCCGCGCCGCCGTCCCCGGCCGTTCCTGCCACATTCACCGCGCTCGGCACGGAACCCTTCTGGTCCGCGCGTATCGATAGCGGGACTCTGGCCTATGCTACGCCCGACGCGCCGGAGCCGCAGCCTGTCCCTGTCAAGCGCCGGGAAGGGGAGGGCAAGGCCACCTTCACCGCCACGGCGGAGGGCAAGGTCCTGGTGCTCGAAATCGCGCCAGGCACATGTTCGGATGGCATGTCCGACGCAGTCTATCCGATGACAGCCATTCGCCGATTGGGTGAAGATGTGCAGCGCGGTTGCGCTCGCTGA